AATATTTTATTAATTCGTTCACGGTCATAATCAAGTATCCATATATTAAATTTTTGATAGAGTGGCATTAATGTATTCTTATCATAGGCGACAATATCAAGCCCCCTATCATCATACAGGTGCAACATAACATGATTTTCAATATCAAATAGGTATACCGATGAAACAAATTCCTGAACTCCACCTAAATCACCAAGTATAATTTCCTGAAATATTTTTTCCATTGGTATTTTTGACTTTTGTAAATCCCAATAAAATTCAGTTGTCTTAGTTTTATTATCATCAACCTTTATATCTCGTGAATATTCTTCTTGTGGCGGGATTGATGCTATTTTTTCTTGAAATACAATTTGAAAATTATGCTTTTCTTCATCATTTTGTGGATATACTCCCCACACCAATATACTAGGGCACTTTATCCCATTATTATATATCTTCATGGCACGATTCAGTGCATTATCAACATACTCCTTTAATGGAACACCATCATTGTCATATACATCACCCACTCCAATTTCAAAACGAATACCTGTATGACAGTGGTAGAATATAGGGTGTTCAAAACCGTTTAACCCAAATATTTTTAATTCTTTCTGAATTTGTTCTTTAAGCAAATCTTATGCCTCCCAAAGAATAATAGTCTATTTTAAGTTGGCTACATTCTACTAAAACCTTTTCTTTGTCGTTACAATGCACCAAATATAATATATATCTTCCCATATAATATGGATAATCTTCATTGTGCCTTATATTACCAATAGATACTGCATGTCTTTATTTTACAACATATAGCCTAAAAAAGCACCTGCTTCTTTATTCCTTGCTACTTTTTAACCAATTCTAAAGTCTTTTATTAATTAGTTTCAATTCTTTTTGAGGCTTGACACCATGCCACTCTTTATCACTGTCAACCTGCTATTATTCGGTTTTCGAAGAACAAAAAAATTGATAACTTAAAGATATTTAGAATCCTTAAACACACTTCTTCTGCGGTCTAAAGACTCTAAAGATTCCTAAATTACCAGTTCATTGCTTATATTATAGCAAGTTGATATTGCTATTTTTTTCTTACTAACACAAGTAACATCATTGACCTACGTAATTCAGCCAACATCACGGAAACATTACATAATGTTTAACAAAAGGCTTTATATCTGTATATTGAAATTTTCAAATTCAAAAATTCCACCACCATGAAATAGCAAGTTATTTTTGTCTATATATTCAAAAGCATCTTTTACTTTTTCTATAGTATTGATTGGAATATTTAAATCATTATGTGCTGGCAATATCTTTTGAATATTACTTAAATGGCTAATCCTATCTACAGATTGCTTAAATTGTAAAGGATTAGTGCTTGGATAAAATGCATAGAGCGTTCCAAAATAGATTAAATCTCCTGTATATAGATAGCCTCTATCCTCATCTAAAAGACATATATGTCCTGGTGAGTGTCCTGGAGTATGCAACACCTTTATTTTTCTTGAACCTATATCTATAATGTCATTGTCAACTAATAATTTTGTCGGATTGCCAGTATAAACATTATATTTATTAATATCAAATTCTTTAGGTGGTATTTTACCAAATGGCTCTTTAATTACATTATTTTTTATCATATTAATTGATATAGGAATACCACTTTTTAGCCATTCAGCATCATCTATATGTACAGAAATATCACTGAATAAACTATGTCCCCCAATATGGTCCCAATGCACGTGTGTAGTTACAACTTTTACGGGCAAGTCAGTTAATAAATCTACCTCTTTCTTGATATTGCTTATTCCTAAACCTGTATCTATTAAAAGTGCATAAGTTTTACCTATCAAAAGGTAAGAGTGCATTTTTTCCCAGTGTCCATATTCACTAATGGCATACGTATTATTATCAATTTTTTCAATTGTAAACCAATCGCTCATTCCCAATCCCCCTTTATAGTCAGTATTATGC
The Xylanivirga thermophila genome window above contains:
- a CDS encoding DUF3885 domain-containing protein, encoding MLKEQIQKELKIFGLNGFEHPIFYHCHTGIRFEIGVGDVYDNDGVPLKEYVDNALNRAMKIYNNGIKCPSILVWGVYPQNDEEKHNFQIVFQEKIASIPPQEEYSRDIKVDDNKTKTTEFYWDLQKSKIPMEKIFQEIILGDLGGVQEFVSSVYLFDIENHVMLHLYDDRGLDIVAYDKNTLMPLYQKFNIWILDYDRERINKIFLD
- a CDS encoding MBL fold metallo-hydrolase, whose protein sequence is MSDWFTIEKIDNNTYAISEYGHWEKMHSYLLIGKTYALLIDTGLGISNIKKEVDLLTDLPVKVVTTHVHWDHIGGHSLFSDISVHIDDAEWLKSGIPISINMIKNNVIKEPFGKIPPKEFDINKYNVYTGNPTKLLVDNDIIDIGSRKIKVLHTPGHSPGHICLLDEDRGYLYTGDLIYFGTLYAFYPSTNPLQFKQSVDRISHLSNIQKILPAHNDLNIPINTIEKVKDAFEYIDKNNLLFHGGGIFEFENFNIQI